A single window of Tamandua tetradactyla isolate mTamTet1 chromosome 25, mTamTet1.pri, whole genome shotgun sequence DNA harbors:
- the LOC143669077 gene encoding uncharacterized protein LOC143669077 yields the protein MEGTKESRAGTESVVSEAAVLRHHWELQKYSTSNCEAPLGQVHSGAPCHPTGKQGRKDTVCFSSEEANRDTGAITFMFRYPTADLARYANVPRNDHDDEYATT from the exons ATGGAAGGAACGAAGGAATCCAGGGCCGGGACAGAGAGCGTTGTTTCTGAAGCTGCAGTCCTGCGTCACCACTGGGAGCTGCAGAAGTACTCCACCAGCAATTGTGAAG CACCTCTAGGGCAAGTTCACAGTGGGGCCCCGTGCCATCCCACGGgaaaacagggaagaaaggaCACGGTATGTTTCTCTTCGGAAGAAGCGAACAGGGACACAGGAGCCATCACATTCATGTTCCGTTATCCTACGGCCGATCTGGCACGAT atgcaaatgtcccaagaaatgatcatgatgatgaatatgcaactacgtga